A genomic window from Vigna radiata var. radiata cultivar VC1973A chromosome 2, Vradiata_ver6, whole genome shotgun sequence includes:
- the LOC106756104 gene encoding small subunit processome component 20 homolog isoform X4, which yields MGKKCLTFTKASGVIDSQDMDLVVDRILKLMLAILKGLCNCNTSMIPECALQWAPIFKSGSSSLLSFIRKLLHEDLCLFHFRSNVISAMNDLMEISEEEVIHLLQSFCEKMQLDILNSDLVNGTSEEAPLARVCSRLQKIISYWKEKINDIARADVLCEINEGMLAHLWGAVSCYSHMCIVGGNPSLMVELMDALDHLLTAKAGYIGDMSKRALESIIGAALSSYNRLCKHSFCGADETGKFLSLAKRYKLSPPVLLAVADYLEFKYGSSLENNGCRIYNPELEEKTADAVAIFSDNLHHSDKEIRISTLKILCHCKPLVWESSSVDEAADMKKKTEVSPTSNADFTENNALLLLLSLETTPISISTSRSIQLLISKIQMKLSAGRIPNVYVPLVLNGLLGVLNNRFSHLWNPVLECIAVLISVHHSHVWNSLVDYIERCQATFLTPCNLHASDNGALFGHPAGLLDCFKLFVCHATDSTPTVTILVLLLQALQKIPAVIEPHSRQFIPLFLKFLGYNTLDLASVGLFDSVSCEGKEWKTVLKEWLNLLKLMKNPKSFYCGQFLKGVLQNRLLEENDPEIQMRVLDCLLIWKDDYILPYIEHLRNLINSKNLREELTTWSLSRESEYIEECHRAYLVPLVIRLLMPRVRKLKGLASRKKASICHRKAILSFVAGVDVIELPLFFALLIKPLQIVKKTDGPANLFWTLPTGSINEFQDAALLEYFTFDNIANLSWKKKYGFLHVIEDIVAVFDELHIRPFLDLLVGCVVRLLESCTLSLSANLSRLPSEQHNSSPKNCIGEDSLPTDQIKISGNLNQLKDMRSLCLRIISLVLNKYEDHEFCPDWWDKFFSAVKPLIEKFKQETASSEKPSSLLSCFTAMSANNKLVALLCWKESLVPDIFSIISVNSASETVVYCVLKFVENLLNLDNQFNGEDNAAQTVLLSNIEVLVDSMCCLFGRDNAVKRKLIKSPGETVIRIFKFLPKYIRHAELAKQFVDILLLFMEKNTQNSDVWVEVLQVIQNILPTLGHESTTKILRAVSPLYISAELDMRLRICDLLDALVASNASILPMAKLLRQLNTTSTLGWLDHDAILDAYGIINIDFFGNVQVEQALLILSHCVHDMSSEETTFMCSAHSSLLSFVDFSALILHQEENSEEHMSVMKSTDDCWTKSCIQRVAKKFLLKHMADAMDGSLSVIKGWIKLLHQMVLKLPEVSNLKSLMALCNEDGEAVFFDNISDSVIRKRVKALSWFRNVVSVNKLSEFITEKVFLRLFFNMLFDEKEEKAEHLKNACIETIASVAGQMGWKSYYTLLIRCLRGASSSSDKQKLFIRLICYILDKFHFYDKEPKEPLDGVSDKEMRDTDVNKEIQTCLCKNVLPKIQKLLDSESEKVNVNISLAALKLLKLLPGDVMDLYLPTIVHRISNFLKSHLESIRDEARSALATCLKELGLEYLQFIVKVLQSTLKRGYELHVLGYTLNFILSKCLSTPVVGKIDYCLEDLLSVIENDILGDVADQKEVEKIASKMKETRKKKSLESLKFVAQNITFKSYALKLLAPVTSHLQKHITPNVKGKLESMLHHMATGIESNPSVDQTDLFIFIYGIVEDGLKDEISWHDNKLLQLEDKDSHVKTKRISKGPVVAKGLLCSHLITVFGLRIFHKRMKSLKQDAKDENTLSLLDPFVKLLCDSLSSKYEDILSISLLCLAILVRLPLPSLQQHAERLKASLLDIAQGSVSSSSPLMQSCLKLQSVLLRNTKISLTSDQINSLIHLPIFLDIEKNPSLDALSLLKGIVSRKLVVPEIYDLVTRVAELMVTSQIEAIRKKCSKIFLQFLLDYRLSEKRLQQHLDFLLLNLGYEHSTGRESLLEMIHAIIVKFPRSALDEQSNILFLHLVVCLANDNDNIVRSMAETAIKKLVSSVSPNSFKSILDCGLSWYLEGKQQLCGAQVLGLLIEVKKKGFREHINSILPVTKHIFRSAIDAVTNRKEGFSDESVIPLWKEAYYSLVMLEKMINQFGDLCFAEYLEDIWEAICEMLLHPHSRVRNISVRLIALYFAHVTDATRENHGTSLRSYFIMSPSRLFLIATSLCCQLKMPLINDSDSSLMTQIFIFAICGVHSLMGQSACIDPPAFWSTLSQQEKDQFLKAFDLLDSRKGRSMFMSSSTASIYEHSNQLNVDNAHRALVSLLLKKMGKIALQMDTIQMGIVFNSFGNIMAQISQDDRLYYAHVILLPLYKVCEGFAGKVVIESDKKLAEDTCRKLENILGTQNFVQVYNHIRKNLMLKRNKRRQEEKQMAVINPMRNAKRRLRISAKNRANKKRKIMKLKEETFRAGIKSMRNPKRKLRISAENHANKKRKNL from the exons ATGGGCAAAAAGTGTCTG ACATTTACCAAAGCTTCTGGAGTTATTGATTCACAAGATATGGATCTAGTTGTTGatagaattttgaaattaatgttgGCCATTCTCAAAGGACTCTGTAATTGCAATACCTCAATGATACCAGAGTGTGCCCTCCAGTGGGCTCCAATTTTTAAATCAGGAAGCTCAAG TTTGCTGTCTTTCATTAGAAAATTGCTACACGAGGAtctttgtttatttcatttcagAAGTAATGTTATAAG TGCAATGAATGATTTGATGGAGATTTCAGAGGAAGAGGTCATACATTTGTTGCAGTCTTTCTGTGAGAAAATGCAATTAGACATACTTAACTCAGACTTAGTCAATGGAACAAGTGAAGAAGCACCGTTGGCTAGAGTTTGCAGTCGTTTGCAAAAGATAATCAGCTattggaaggaaaaaataaatgatattgcTCGTGCTGATGTATTATGTGAAATTAATGAAGGAATGTTGGCACATTTGTGGGGAGCTGTGAGCTGCTATTCTCATATGTGTATTGTAGGTGGCAATCCTTCCTTGATGGTGGAGCTCATGGATGCTCTAGATCATCTTCTGACTGCTAAAGCTG GTTACATTGGAGATATGTCTAAAAGGGCCTTGGAAAGCATTATAGGTGCGGCATTAAGTTCTTACAACAGATTGTGCAAGCACAGTTTCTGTGGAGCTGATGAAACTGGGAAGTTTTTAAGTCTTGCAAAACGATATAAATTGTCTCCACCAGTGTTGTTGGCTGTTGCTGATTATTTGGAATTCAAGTACGG TTCTTCATTGGAAAACAATGGGTGTAGAATTTATAATCCAGAGCTCGAAGAAAAGACAGCAGATGCAGTGGCAATTTTTTCTGATAATTTGCATCACTCAGACAAGGAGATTCGCATTTCAACTCTAAAAATACTATGCCACTGTAAACCTTTAGTTTGGGAAAGTTCTTCAGTGGATGAGGCTGctgatatgaaaaagaaaactgaagTTTCTCCAACTTCCAATGCTGATTTCACAGAAAATAAT GCTCTTCTGTTGCTCCTATCCCTTGAAACAACTCCTATTTCAATTTCTACAAGCAGAAGCATTCAGCTATTGATTTCCAAGATTCAGATGAAACTATCTGCTGGAAGGATTCCTAATGTTTATGTGCCTCTGGTTTTGAATGGATTGCTGGGCGTCTTGAATAATCGATTTAGCCACCTATGGAATCCTGTATTAGAATGCATTGCTGTCTTGATTAGTGTACATCATTCACATGTATGGAATAGTCTTGTGGATTATATAGAAAGGTGTCAAGCAACATTTCTTACCCCTTGTAACTTGCACGCTAGTGACAATGGTGCTTTGTTTGGTCATCCAGCTG GTCTACTTGATTGTTTCAAATTGTTTGTCTGCCATGCAACTGATAGCACACCGACTGTAACAATATTAGTGCTATTACTGCAAGCTTTGCAAAAAATTCCAGCTGTTATCGAACCTCACTCTCGGCAGTTCATtcctttatttttgaaatttttgggCTACAACACTCTTGATCTTGCAAG CGTGGGATTGTTTGATTCTGTTTCTTGTGAAGGCAAAGAGTGGAAGACCGTCTTGAAAGAATGGTTAAACTTGTTGAAGCTAATGAAAAATCCTAAGTCATTTTACTGTGGCCAGTTTCTTAAGGGGGTTCTGCAGAATAG GCTTTTAGAAGAAAATGATCCTGAAATACAGATGCGAGTTTTGGATTGCTTGTTAATCTGGAAGGATGATTACATTTTACCATATATTGAGCATTTAAGAAACTTGATTAATTCCAAAAATTTAAGGGAGGAACTGACAACATGGAGTTTATCGAGAGAATCTGAATATATTGAAGAATGCCACCGAGCTTATCTTGTGCCATTAGTTATCCGTCTTTTGATGCCAAGAGTAAGAAAGTTGAAAGGACTTGCATCTCGAAAG AAAGCAAGCATTTGTCACCGGAAAGCTATTCTGAGTTTTGTAGCTGGAGTTGATGTCATTGAGTTGCCTCTTTTCTTTGCGCTACTGATAAAGCCCTTGCAAATAGTGAAGAAAACAGATGGGCCTGCTAATTTGTTTTGGACTTTACCTACAGGTTCTATTAATGAATTTCAAGATGCTGCTTTGTTGGAATATTTCACTTTCGACAATATAGCAAATCTATCctggaaaaagaaatatggttttTTGCATGTCATTGAAGACATTGTTGCAGTTTTTGATGAATTGCATATTAGGCCATTTCTTGATCTTCTAGTGGGCTGTGTTGTCCGGTTATTAGAGAGCTGCACTTTAAGTCTTAGTGCAAATTTGAGCAGGCTTCCTTCAGAGCAGCATAATTCTAGCCCTAAAAACTGTATTGGGGAGGACAGTTTGCCAACAGACCAAATCAAG ATcagtggtaatttgaatcagctGAAGGATATGAGATCTCTATGCCTGAGAATTATTTCTCTTGTGCTCAATAAGTACGAAGATCATGAATTTTGTCCTGATTGGTGGGATAAATTCTTTTCTGCAGTAAAACCTCTTATTGAGAAATTTAAACAGGAGACTGCTAGTAGTGAGAAACCAAGTTCACTGTTATCTTGCTTTACGGCAATGAGTGCAAACAATAAACTTGTAGCACTATTATGCTGGAAAGAAAGCCTTGTACCAGATATATTTTCCATTATCTCTGTCAATTCAGCTTCTGAAACTGTTGTATATTGTGTTTTAAAGTTTGTTGAAAACTTGTTAAACCTTGACAATCAGTTTAATGGTGAAGACAACGCTGCTCAAACAGTTTTACTTTCAAACATAGAAGTACTGGTGGACAGCATGTGCTGTTTATTTGGAAGAGATAATGCAGTCAAGAG AAAGCTGATCAAATCTCCTGGGGAGACAGTGAtaagaattttcaaatttttaccCAAGTACATCAGACATGCAGAGTTGGCAAAGCAATTCGTGGACATCTTGCTTTTGTTTATGGAAAAGAATACTCAAAATTCTG ATGTCTGGGTTGAAGTTTTGCAAGTCATTCAGAATATTTTACCAACACTAGGACATGAAAGTACCACTAAAATTCTAAGGGCTGTTTCTCCATTATATATTTCGGCCGAGTTGGATATGCGATTGAGAATCTGTGATCTTCTTGATGCTCTTGTAGCTTCCAATGCATCTATACTCCCAATG GCAAAACTTCTCCGTCAGCTGAATACAACGTCTACTTTGGGTTGGCTAGATCATGATGCCATTTTGGACGCATACGGAATCATTAATATCGATTTCTTCGGAAATGTTCAAGTGGAGCAAGCATTACTTATTTTGTCACATTGTGTGCATGACATGTCATCAGAAGAAACAACTTTTATGTGTAGTGCGCATAGTTCATTGCTGtcttttgttgatttttctGCTCTCATCCTTCACCAAGAAGAAAACAGTGAAGAACATATGTCTGTGATGAAAAGCACTGATGATTGTTGGACAAAATCTTGCATCCAGCGTGTAGCCAAGAAATTTCTCTTGAAGCATATGGCAGATGCGATGGATGGATCACTTTCAGTTATAAAG GGATGGATAAAATTGTTACATCAAATGGTGTTGAAGCTTCCAGAAGTATCAAACCTTAAATCACTTATGGCTTTGTGCAACGAAGATGGTGAAGCagttttttttgacaatataagTGACTCAGTG ATACGTAAGAGAGTTAAGGCATTGTCATGGTTTCGAAATGTTGTCAGTGTGAACAAGCTTTCAGAG TTCATCACTGAAAAAGTGTTCCTGCGACTCTTCTTCAACATGTTGTTtgatgagaaagaagaaaaggcaGAACATTTGAAAAATGCATGCATAGAGACCATTGCTTCTGTAGCTGGTCAGATGGGATGGAAATCATACTATACATTATTGATCAGATGTCTTCGAGGTGCATCCAGTAGTTCAGATAAACAGAAACTCTTTATACGCCTAATTTGCTATATTTTGGATAAATTTCACTTTTATGATAAAGAACCTAAGGAACCTTTGGATGGGGTTTCTGACAAAGAGATGAGGGATACTGATGTGAACAAAGAGATACAGACATGCCTATGTAAAAATGTGCTTCCAAAGATACAAAAGTTACTGGATTCTGAATCTGAAAAGGTCAATGTAAATATCAGTCTTGCTGCACTGAAGCTTCTTAAATTACTTCCTGGAGATGTGATGGACTTGTATCTTCCAACAATTGTTCATCGAATATCAAACTTCTTGAAGAGCCATCTAGAAAGCATCCGTGATGAAGCTAGGTCTGCATTGGCCACTTGTTTGAAAGAACTTGGATTGGAATACTTGCAGTTCATTGTCAAGGTTTTGCAATCTACCTTGAAGCGAGGATATGAACTTCATGTCTTAGGATAcacacttaattttattttgtccaAGTGTCTTTCAACTCCAGTTGTCGGAAAGATAGATTACTGTTTGGAGGATCTGCTTTCTGTGATAGAGAATGACATTCTAGGAGATGTTGCCGATCAAAAAGAGGTGGAAAAGATAGCttcaaaaatgaaagaaacgcGGAAGAAAAAGTCATTGGAAAGCTTGAAATTTGTGGCCCAAAATATTACATTCAAAAGCTATGCCCTGAAGCTCCTTGCACCAGTGACTTCTCATCTGCAGAAGCACATCACAccaaatgtaaaaggaaaattgGAAAGTATGTTACATCATATGGCTACTGGTATTGAAAGCAATCCCTCTGTAGATCAAACTGATCTATTTATCTTCATTTATGGCATTGTTGAAGATGGATTAAAAGACGAAATCAGTTGGCATGATAATAAGTTGTTGCAATTGGAAGATAAAGATAGCCATGTTAAAACAAAGAGAATTTCTAAAGGCCCCGTTGTTGCTAAGGGCTTGTTGTGTTCACACCTTATTACAGTGTTTGGTCTCAGAATATTTCATAAACGTATGAAGAGTTTGAAACAGGATGCAAAAGATGAAAATACTTTATCCTTATTAGACCCTTTTGTCAAGCTTTTATGTGATAGCTTGTCCTCAAAGTATGAAGATATCCTGTCAATTTCCCTTCTATGCCTTGCTATACTGGTAAGGTTGCCTTTACCATCCCTTCAACAACATGCTGAGAGATTAAAGGCTTCTCTGTTGGATATTGCCCAGGGTTCAGTCAGCTCTAGCAGTCCTTTAATGCAGTCATGTTTGAAATTGCAGTCTGTGCTTTTGAGGAACACTAAAATTTCTCTCACCTCAGatcaaataaattcattaattcaCCTTCCTATATTTCttgatattgaaaaaaatcCATCATTGGATGCCCTATCACTTCTAAAGGGTATAGTCAGCCGCAAGCTGGTGGTGCCTGAAATATATGATCTTGTTACTAGGGTTGCTGAATTGATGGTGACAAGTCAAATTGAAGCAATCCGCAAAAAATGCAGTAAAATTTTCTTGCAATTTCTGCTGGATTATAGACTTTCAGAGAAACGCTTGCAACAACATTTGGATTTCCTGCTCTTAAATTTGGG TTATGAGCATTCAACTGGACGGGAATCTCTTCTTGAAATGATTCATGCTATTATTGTCAAATTTCCAAGAAGTGCTTTGGATGAACaatctaatatattatttctccATTTGGTAGTTTGCTTAGccaatgataatgataatattgtTCGTTCTATGGCTGAAACTGCTATAAAGAAGCTTGTTAGTTCTGTCAGTCCTAATTCATTTAAATCTATTCTTGATTGTGGTCTTTCTTGGTATTTGGAAGGCAAGCAACAGCTATGCGGTGCCCAG GTTCTTGGACTGCTGAttgaagtgaaaaagaaaggatTTCGTGAACATATAAATTCTATCTTGCCTGTGACTAAACACATCTTTAGGTCTGCCATAGATGCAGTTACCAACAGGAAAGAGGGCTTTTCAGATGAATCCGTCATTCCTCTTTGGAAGGAGGCTTACTATTCTCTTGTTATGTTAGAGAAGATGATCAACCAATTCGGTGATTTATGCTTTGCAGAGTATCTTGAG GATATATGGGAAGCAATATGTGAAATGCTGTTGCACCCACATTCACGGGTACGAAACATATCAGTTCGCCTCATAGCCCTCTACTTTGCGCATGTAACAGATGCTACCCGAGAAAATCATGGCACCTCCTTAAGGAGTTATTTTATTATGAGTCCAAGTAGACTATTTCTAATAGCTACTTCTCTTTGCTGCCAACTAAAAATGCCGCTCATAAATGATTCTGACAGCAGCCTGATGACCCAGATTTTTATCTTTGCTATCTGTGGTGTCCATTCTTTGATGGGGCAAAGTGCATGTATAGATCCCCCTGCTTTCTGGTCTACTCTTTCGCAACAAGAAAAGGATCAATTTCTTAAAGCATTTGACTTACTTGAttcaagaaaaggaagaagcaTGTTCATGTCTTCATCTACTGCTTCTATATATGAACACAGCAATCAGCTGAATGTTGACAATGCTCATCGTGCATTAGTCTCATTATTGCTCAAGAAAATGGGGAAGATTGCCCTTCAAATGGATACTATTCAG ATGGGAATAGTCTTCAACAGTTTTGGGAATATTATGGCACAGATTAGTCAGGATGACCGCCTATACTATGCACACGTGATCTTGTTACCTCTATACAAAGTTTGTGAAGGATTTGCTGGAAAAGTTGTAATTG AGAGCGACAAGAAGTTGGCGGAAGACACCTGTAGAAAACTAGAGAATATTTTGGGAACTCAGAACTTTGTGCAAGTTTACAACCATATCAGGAAGAATCTTATGTTGAAAAGAAACAAGAGGAGACAAGAAGAAAAGCAAATGGCAGTTATCAATCCGATGCGTAATGCCAAACGGAGGTTGAGAATTTCTGCTAAGAATCGTGCtaacaaaaagagaaagattatgaaattaaaagaagaaacgTTCAGGGCAGGTATCAAATCGATGCGTAATCCCAAACGGAAGTTGAGAATTTCTGCTGAGAATCATGCtaacaaaaagagaaagaatttaTAG